From the genome of Mycobacterium dioxanotrophicus, one region includes:
- a CDS encoding alpha/beta hydrolase, with protein MSAVRWVGAVLAVVLAMACPVANATPEGAAETPYGQPPVWGSCASWVETSSIPTAQCGTVTVPVDWNDAANPQGAQAQLAVIRIPASGEKIGTLMVNPGGPGASAVDTVAGMGAALAETDIGRRFDLVGFDPRGVGHSTPQLRCRTDAEFDAYRREPMADYSPAGVAQIEALYRQLAQQCLDRMGAPFLANIGTASTVLDMDAVRAALGEQQINYLGFSYGTQLGAAYAERFGDRVRTMVLDGAVDSSLDPITKNIRQMAGFQKAFDAYATDCAQSPGCPLGTDPTQFVARYHQLVDPLVEHPAATSDPRGLSYQDATTGTGNALYSARYWLYLTSGLLGLQRGTDPGDLLLLADDYQHRDSAGHYANLQDAFTAIRCVDAQYPTDPAVWADADRRIRAVAPFLSYGQFTGYAPRDICALWPVPPTSTPHAVHGPGPGRIVVVSTTGDPATPYQAGVDLARQLDAALVTFNGSQHTVVFNGNACVDTSVLRFFVDQVSPANGLQC; from the coding sequence ATGTCAGCCGTGCGGTGGGTGGGAGCAGTGCTGGCAGTGGTGCTCGCGATGGCCTGCCCCGTCGCCAACGCGACCCCCGAAGGCGCGGCCGAGACGCCGTACGGTCAGCCTCCAGTGTGGGGAAGCTGCGCATCGTGGGTCGAAACGTCGTCGATCCCGACCGCTCAGTGCGGCACCGTCACGGTGCCGGTCGACTGGAACGACGCAGCGAATCCGCAAGGCGCACAAGCACAATTGGCCGTCATCCGGATCCCGGCCAGCGGCGAGAAGATCGGCACGCTGATGGTCAACCCGGGAGGCCCGGGCGCATCCGCCGTCGACACGGTCGCGGGAATGGGTGCGGCGCTTGCCGAAACCGACATCGGTCGGCGGTTCGATCTGGTCGGCTTCGACCCGCGCGGCGTCGGGCACTCGACGCCGCAGCTGCGCTGCCGCACCGACGCCGAGTTCGACGCCTACCGGCGGGAACCGATGGCCGACTACAGCCCGGCCGGCGTGGCCCAGATCGAAGCCCTGTACCGACAGCTCGCCCAGCAGTGCCTCGACCGCATGGGGGCACCGTTCCTGGCCAACATCGGCACCGCGTCAACGGTGCTCGACATGGATGCCGTGCGTGCGGCGCTCGGTGAACAGCAGATCAACTACCTCGGATTCTCCTACGGGACCCAACTGGGCGCGGCCTACGCCGAACGGTTCGGGGACCGCGTGCGCACCATGGTGCTCGACGGCGCCGTCGACTCGAGCCTGGACCCCATCACCAAGAACATCCGCCAGATGGCGGGTTTCCAAAAGGCTTTCGACGCCTACGCGACCGACTGCGCGCAATCTCCCGGATGCCCGCTTGGCACCGACCCCACCCAGTTCGTCGCCCGCTACCACCAGCTCGTCGACCCGCTGGTGGAGCATCCCGCGGCGACGTCGGACCCCCGCGGCCTGAGCTACCAGGACGCGACCACCGGTACCGGGAACGCGCTCTACTCGGCGCGGTACTGGCTCTACCTCACCAGCGGCTTGCTCGGCCTGCAACGTGGCACCGACCCCGGCGACCTCCTGCTGCTCGCCGACGACTACCAGCACCGCGACAGTGCCGGGCACTACGCCAATCTGCAGGACGCGTTCACCGCGATCCGCTGTGTGGACGCGCAATACCCGACCGACCCGGCGGTGTGGGCCGACGCCGACCGGCGCATCAGGGCGGTGGCACCGTTCCTGTCCTACGGCCAGTTCACCGGTTACGCCCCGCGGGACATCTGCGCCCTGTGGCCCGTTCCGCCGACGTCGACGCCGCATGCGGTGCACGGCCCCGGGCCGGGCCGGATCGTCGTCGTGTCGACCACCGGGGACCCCGCAACGCCGTACCAGGCGGGCGTCGACCTGGCGCGCCAGCTGGACGCGGCGCTGGTGACGTTCAACGGTTCTCAGCACACCGTGGTGTTCAACGGCAACGCCTGCGTGGACACCTCTGTGCTGCGGTTCTTCGTGGATCAGGTGTCGCCGGCCAATGGCCTGCAGTGCTGA
- a CDS encoding glutamine synthetase family protein yields MDRQKEFVLRTLEERDIRFVRLWFTDVLGYLKSVAIAPAELEGAFEEGIGFDGSSIEGFARVYESDTVARPDPSTFQVLPWTTSNGQHYSARMFCDITMPDGSPSWADSRHVLRRQLAKASDLGFSCYVHPEIEFFLLMPGENDGSVPIPADNGGYFDQAVHDAAPNFRRHAIDALEQMGISVEFSHHEGAPGQQEIDLRYADALSMADNVMTFRYVVKEVALADGVRASFMPKPFKEHPGSAMHTHMSLFEGETNAFHSADDPLQLSDVAKSFIAGILEHASEISAVTNQWVNSYKRLVHGYEAPTAASWGAANRSALVRVPMYTPRKASSRRIEVRSPDSACNPYLAFAVLLAAGLRGIEKGYVLGPQAEDNVWSLTPEERRAMGYRELPSSLGNALEAMESSELVAEALGEHVFDYFLRNKRAEWEVYRSNVTPYELKTYLSL; encoded by the coding sequence ATGGACCGCCAGAAGGAATTCGTGCTGCGGACGCTGGAGGAACGCGACATCCGGTTCGTCCGGCTGTGGTTCACAGATGTCCTCGGATACCTCAAGTCGGTGGCCATCGCGCCCGCCGAGTTGGAGGGCGCTTTCGAGGAGGGCATCGGCTTCGACGGTTCGTCGATCGAGGGGTTTGCCCGCGTCTATGAATCGGACACGGTAGCCCGTCCCGACCCCTCCACGTTCCAGGTGTTGCCCTGGACCACGAGCAACGGGCAGCACTATTCGGCGCGCATGTTCTGCGACATCACCATGCCCGACGGCTCACCGTCGTGGGCTGACTCCCGCCACGTGCTGCGCCGCCAGCTGGCCAAGGCCAGCGACCTCGGGTTCTCCTGCTACGTCCACCCCGAGATCGAGTTCTTCCTCCTGATGCCGGGCGAGAACGACGGCAGCGTGCCCATCCCCGCCGACAACGGCGGCTACTTCGACCAGGCCGTGCACGACGCCGCGCCCAACTTCCGCCGCCACGCCATCGACGCCCTCGAACAGATGGGCATCTCGGTGGAGTTCAGCCACCACGAAGGCGCGCCGGGCCAGCAGGAGATCGACCTGCGCTACGCCGACGCACTGTCCATGGCCGACAACGTGATGACGTTCCGCTACGTCGTCAAAGAGGTGGCGCTGGCCGACGGCGTGCGAGCGTCGTTCATGCCCAAGCCGTTCAAGGAACACCCCGGCTCGGCCATGCACACCCACATGAGTCTGTTCGAGGGTGAGACCAACGCCTTCCACAGCGCCGACGACCCGCTGCAGCTCTCCGATGTGGCCAAGTCGTTCATCGCGGGCATCCTCGAGCACGCCAGCGAGATCAGCGCCGTGACCAACCAGTGGGTCAACTCCTACAAGCGTCTGGTGCACGGCTACGAGGCGCCCACCGCGGCGTCTTGGGGCGCCGCCAACCGCTCGGCGCTGGTGCGGGTTCCGATGTACACCCCGCGCAAGGCCTCGTCGCGGCGCATCGAGGTGCGCAGCCCCGACTCGGCGTGCAACCCCTACCTGGCGTTCGCGGTGCTGCTGGCGGCCGGCCTGCGCGGTATCGAGAAGGGCTACGTGCTGGGGCCGCAGGCCGAGGACAACGTGTGGAGCCTGACCCCCGAGGAACGCCGCGCGATGGGGTACCGGGAGCTGCCGTCCAGCCTGGGCAACGCGCTGGAGGCCATGGAGAGCTCCGAGCTGGTCGCAGAAGCGTTGGGGGAGCACGTATTCGACTACTTCCTGCGCAACAAGCGGGCAGAGTGGGAGGTCTACCGCAGCAACGTCACGCCTTACGAGCTCAAGACGTATCTGTCGCTGTAA
- a CDS encoding bifunctional [glutamine synthetase] adenylyltransferase/[glutamine synthetase]-adenylyl-L-tyrosine phosphorylase codes for MAKPATERPKLPSVGRLGLVQPQAPAQLDRLGWNTDAHVELLWSLSRAPDADVALLAMVRLADALGADWEELNAELLTDRALRGRLFGVLGSSVALGDHLVAHPQSWRLLAGDVELPSAHELRETFTAAAEKAEIARGTSSAVPPLRDLYRDRLLVLAAVDVASTVENEPVLPFITVGAHLSDLADAALDAALTVATRVVCGDGPTPRLAIIAMGKCGARELNYVSDVDIIFVGDDSADPNLSMATRVAGESMRFAGDAFFEADAALRPEGKQGQLVRTLDSHIAYYQRWAKTWEFQALLKARPAAGDPELGKAYAEALMPMVWTACEREDFVSEVQAMRRRVEELVPAGVRARELKLGTGGLRDVEFAVQLLQLVHGRNDESLHVKSTVDALTVLGAGGYIGRDDAANMTASYEFLRLLEHRLQLQRLKRTHMLPDDSDDEAYRWLARAAHVRPDGTHDAQGVLREELKRQSMRVSRLHAKLFYQPLLESVGQPALGIGAGMSTKAAERQLAALGYEGPQSALTHLAALTGQNGRRGRVQQVLLPTLLDWLSDTPDPDAGLLAYRRISEELAEQRWYLSTLRDEGAVAKRLMQVLGTSAYIPELLMRAPEVIQLYADGPSGPKLLEGDPDSVAGALVASAGRHADPVRGIAAARALRRRELARIASADVLGLLDLTDVCNALTSIWVAVLQAALDAVIRANTPESGVPARIAVIGMGRLGGRELGYGSDADVMFVCEPVGDTAESVAVKWSVSIAEQVRALLGIPSADPPLEVDIGLRPEGRNGPLVRTLASYEVYYAQWAQPWEIQALLRAHRVAGDLELGERFELMADKTRYPEGGVSAEAVREIRRIKARVDAERLPRGADPNTHTKLGRGGLADIEWTVQLLQLRYAHKVPALHSTSTLQALDAIGAAELVSEADVDLLREAWLTATRARNALVLVRGKPTDQLPGPGSQLNAVALAAGWGSDDGGEFLDNYLRVTRRAKTVVRKVFGG; via the coding sequence GTGGCCAAACCCGCTACCGAACGCCCGAAGCTGCCCAGTGTCGGCAGGCTCGGGCTGGTGCAGCCGCAGGCGCCGGCACAACTGGATCGGCTTGGCTGGAACACCGATGCCCACGTCGAACTGTTGTGGTCGTTGTCGCGCGCTCCGGATGCCGATGTCGCCCTGCTGGCGATGGTGCGGCTGGCCGACGCTCTCGGTGCCGACTGGGAGGAACTGAACGCCGAACTGCTCACCGACCGCGCGCTGCGGGGCCGGCTGTTCGGTGTGCTGGGGTCCTCGGTGGCCCTCGGTGATCATCTGGTGGCTCATCCGCAGTCGTGGCGGCTGCTGGCGGGCGACGTCGAGCTGCCGAGTGCCCACGAGCTGCGCGAGACATTCACCGCAGCTGCGGAGAAGGCCGAAATCGCCAGGGGCACAAGCTCAGCCGTGCCGCCACTGCGTGACCTGTACCGCGACCGGCTGCTGGTGCTGGCCGCCGTCGACGTCGCCTCGACGGTGGAGAACGAGCCAGTGCTGCCGTTCATCACCGTCGGCGCACACCTGTCCGATCTGGCCGACGCCGCGCTCGACGCTGCGCTGACCGTGGCGACCCGGGTGGTGTGCGGTGACGGGCCGACCCCGCGGCTGGCCATCATCGCGATGGGCAAATGCGGTGCGCGCGAATTGAATTACGTCAGCGACGTGGACATCATCTTCGTCGGCGACGACAGCGCGGACCCCAATCTGTCGATGGCGACCCGGGTGGCAGGCGAGTCGATGCGGTTCGCCGGCGACGCCTTTTTCGAGGCCGACGCGGCGCTGCGGCCGGAGGGCAAGCAGGGCCAGCTGGTGCGGACGCTGGACTCGCACATCGCCTACTACCAGCGGTGGGCCAAGACCTGGGAGTTCCAGGCCCTGCTCAAGGCCCGCCCGGCCGCGGGCGACCCGGAGCTGGGCAAGGCGTACGCCGAGGCGTTGATGCCGATGGTGTGGACAGCCTGCGAGCGTGAGGATTTCGTCTCCGAGGTGCAGGCCATGCGGCGCCGGGTCGAGGAGTTGGTACCCGCCGGCGTGCGCGCCCGCGAACTCAAACTGGGCACCGGCGGCCTGCGCGACGTCGAATTCGCCGTACAGCTTCTGCAATTGGTGCACGGCCGCAACGACGAATCGTTGCATGTGAAGTCGACGGTCGACGCCCTGACCGTGCTGGGGGCAGGCGGTTACATCGGACGTGACGACGCCGCCAACATGACCGCGTCGTATGAGTTCCTGCGCCTGCTGGAGCACCGGCTGCAGCTGCAGCGGCTCAAACGCACGCACATGCTGCCCGACGACAGCGACGACGAGGCCTACCGCTGGCTGGCCCGAGCCGCGCATGTGCGTCCCGACGGCACCCACGACGCCCAGGGCGTGTTGCGCGAGGAGCTCAAACGCCAGAGCATGCGCGTCTCGCGGCTGCACGCCAAGCTGTTCTACCAACCGCTGCTGGAATCCGTCGGCCAGCCCGCGCTGGGCATCGGCGCCGGGATGAGCACCAAGGCGGCCGAACGTCAGCTCGCCGCACTGGGTTACGAAGGACCGCAGAGCGCCCTGACCCACCTGGCCGCGCTCACCGGACAGAACGGACGCCGCGGCCGCGTACAGCAGGTGCTGCTGCCGACCCTGCTGGACTGGCTTTCGGACACACCGGATCCCGACGCCGGGCTGCTGGCCTACCGCAGGATCAGTGAGGAGCTCGCCGAACAGCGCTGGTACCTCTCGACCCTGCGCGACGAAGGCGCGGTCGCCAAACGGCTGATGCAGGTACTCGGCACGTCGGCCTACATTCCCGAATTGCTCATGCGGGCCCCCGAGGTGATCCAGCTCTACGCCGACGGACCGTCCGGACCGAAACTGCTTGAGGGCGACCCCGACAGCGTCGCGGGTGCGCTGGTGGCCTCGGCCGGCCGCCACGCCGACCCGGTACGCGGCATCGCTGCCGCACGCGCCCTGCGCCGCCGCGAGCTGGCACGTATCGCGTCGGCCGATGTGCTCGGCCTGCTCGACCTCACCGACGTCTGCAATGCGCTGACCTCCATCTGGGTCGCGGTGCTACAGGCCGCACTGGACGCGGTGATCCGGGCCAACACACCCGAATCCGGGGTACCCGCGCGCATCGCCGTGATCGGTATGGGACGGCTCGGCGGCCGCGAGCTCGGCTACGGCTCGGATGCCGATGTCATGTTCGTCTGCGAACCGGTGGGGGACACCGCCGAATCGGTGGCCGTCAAGTGGTCGGTGAGCATCGCCGAACAGGTGCGCGCGCTGCTGGGCATACCCAGTGCCGACCCGCCGCTCGAGGTCGACATCGGGCTGCGCCCGGAGGGCCGCAACGGTCCCTTGGTGCGCACGCTGGCCTCCTACGAGGTGTACTACGCGCAGTGGGCGCAGCCCTGGGAGATCCAGGCGCTGCTGCGGGCGCACCGTGTGGCGGGCGACCTCGAACTCGGCGAACGCTTCGAGCTGATGGCTGACAAGACGCGCTATCCCGAGGGCGGCGTATCGGCAGAGGCTGTACGGGAGATCCGGCGCATCAAGGCGCGGGTCGATGCCGAACGGCTGCCCCGCGGGGCCGATCCGAACACACATACCAAGCTCGGCCGCGGTGGGCTGGCCGACATCGAGTGGACCGTGCAGCTGCTGCAGCTGCGCTACGCGCACAAAGTGCCTGCGCTGCACAGCACTTCGACCCTGCAGGCGCTCGACGCGATCGGGGCGGCCGAGCTGGTCTCCGAAGCCGACGTCGACCTGCTCCGGGAAGCGTGGCTCACCGCGACACGGGCACGCAATGCGCTGGTGCTGGTCCGCGGCAAGCCGACCGATCAGCTGCCCGGGCCGGGCAGCCAGCTCAACGCGGTCGCCCTGGCGGCCGGCTGGGGTAGCGACGACGGCGGCGAGTTCCTGGACAACTATCTGCGGGTGACGCGGCGGGCCAAGACGGTCGTCCGCAAGGTTTTCGGCGGCTGA
- a CDS encoding hotdog domain-containing protein has product MNPTFDIVTADEHDRLQALYEPLAQAVRGLLDASIRTGVDADAIAEATTAIEAVTASLRREQRDGPMAMIHGETGRPVVWANPVVGLRNAVAPPLTIHHSDDGTCWSEFTLGAAYEGPLGWVHGGICALVLDHVLGEVASGALAQPRYTGTITCRYLRGTPLGPLRAEASVDRIEGVKTFARGRLIDADGVTVEAEGVFITPAWARDAG; this is encoded by the coding sequence ATGAACCCCACGTTCGACATCGTCACCGCCGACGAGCACGATCGGCTGCAGGCGCTCTACGAGCCGTTGGCGCAGGCGGTGCGAGGTCTGCTCGATGCCAGCATCCGCACCGGCGTCGATGCCGACGCCATCGCCGAGGCCACCACCGCGATCGAGGCGGTCACCGCATCGCTGCGTCGGGAGCAGCGCGACGGGCCCATGGCGATGATCCACGGCGAGACGGGCCGCCCGGTGGTGTGGGCCAATCCGGTCGTCGGGTTGCGCAACGCCGTCGCTCCGCCGCTGACCATCCATCACTCCGACGACGGCACCTGTTGGAGCGAGTTCACTCTCGGTGCGGCCTACGAGGGCCCGCTGGGATGGGTGCACGGTGGCATCTGCGCCCTGGTGCTCGACCACGTGCTCGGCGAAGTCGCCAGCGGGGCGTTGGCGCAACCCCGGTACACCGGAACCATCACCTGCCGCTACCTTCGCGGCACGCCGCTCGGACCGCTGCGCGCCGAGGCTTCGGTTGACCGCATCGAGGGTGTGAAGACCTTCGCGCGCGGCCGACTGATCGACGCCGACGGGGTCACCGTGGAGGCCGAAGGCGTCTTCATCACGCCGGCGTGGGCGCGCGACGCCGGATGA
- a CDS encoding TIGR03619 family F420-dependent LLM class oxidoreductase yields MRFYVATGFLDTSELVEIAKAADDLGYDGMGIPDHIVNLESLSTPYPYTRDGQRRWQPFTHWPDPWVLVGALAQATTRLKFVTTVYIPAMRDPYAAAKAIGTAAFLAGGRLELGVGVGWCRDEFELVGQAFERRGKRTDEMLTLMRELWAPGWTEFSGEFYSTPRLEMEPSPPHIPIYAGGLSEVALRRAARNDGWIGDLISTERALASVARLRQLRAESGLAMDDFTVITPLTDALTIADYERAEAGGITHILTMPWVFYAGLDCTLAEKIDGLKRFRKDLALD; encoded by the coding sequence ATGAGGTTCTATGTGGCGACCGGCTTTCTCGACACCTCCGAGCTTGTCGAGATCGCCAAGGCTGCAGATGATCTCGGCTACGACGGGATGGGGATTCCCGATCACATCGTCAATCTGGAGTCGCTCTCCACGCCGTATCCGTATACGCGGGACGGGCAACGGCGTTGGCAGCCGTTCACCCACTGGCCCGATCCGTGGGTGCTGGTCGGCGCTCTGGCGCAGGCCACCACACGGCTGAAGTTCGTGACCACGGTCTACATACCTGCCATGCGCGATCCCTACGCGGCGGCGAAAGCCATTGGTACCGCGGCGTTTCTGGCTGGCGGGCGGCTCGAGCTGGGCGTAGGTGTGGGCTGGTGCCGCGACGAATTCGAGTTGGTCGGGCAAGCTTTCGAGCGGCGCGGCAAGCGTACCGACGAGATGCTGACGCTGATGCGGGAACTCTGGGCGCCGGGCTGGACCGAATTCTCCGGCGAGTTCTACAGCACGCCCCGGCTGGAGATGGAACCGTCGCCGCCGCACATCCCGATCTACGCCGGCGGGCTCAGCGAGGTGGCCCTGCGCCGGGCCGCGCGCAACGACGGCTGGATCGGCGACCTCATCTCCACCGAGCGTGCCTTGGCCTCGGTGGCTCGACTACGGCAGCTGCGGGCCGAATCCGGTTTGGCGATGGACGATTTCACCGTCATCACGCCACTGACCGACGCCCTGACGATTGCCGACTACGAGCGCGCCGAAGCCGGCGGGATCACCCACATCCTGACGATGCCGTGGGTGTTCTACGCCGGCCTGGACTGCACGCTCGCCGAGAAGATCGACGGGTTGAAACGCTTCCGAAAGGACCTTGCGCTCGACTAG
- a CDS encoding DoxX family protein produces the protein MTTNLDTRLNTISPAVISLFRIVFGLLYTIHGAQKLFAWPVGMPDKAGNLVGSAVPVGTWPYWYGGLIEFVLGLLILTGLFTRIAAFFAAGEMAFAYFTQHQPKALLPIENGGELAVLYCFGFFLLVFIGGGAYALDAVRRRR, from the coding sequence ATGACGACCAACCTGGACACCCGACTGAATACCATCTCCCCGGCGGTAATCAGCCTGTTCCGCATAGTGTTCGGCCTTCTGTACACCATCCACGGAGCGCAGAAGTTGTTCGCGTGGCCGGTCGGCATGCCGGACAAGGCAGGCAACCTCGTCGGTTCGGCAGTGCCCGTGGGCACGTGGCCGTATTGGTACGGCGGCCTCATCGAATTCGTTCTGGGCCTGCTGATCCTGACCGGTTTGTTCACCCGCATCGCCGCGTTCTTCGCCGCAGGCGAGATGGCGTTCGCGTACTTCACCCAGCATCAGCCCAAGGCCCTGTTGCCCATCGAGAACGGTGGCGAGCTCGCCGTGCTGTACTGCTTCGGTTTCTTCCTGCTGGTGTTCATCGGCGGAGGCGCCTATGCGCTGGATGCGGTACGCAGAAGGCGCTAG
- the dtd gene encoding D-aminoacyl-tRNA deacylase, giving the protein MRVLVQRVRSASVTVDGEVVGEIRPATQGLLALVGVTHEDDATKARRMAEKLWQLRILDDERSASDVSAPILVVSQFTLYANTDKGRRPSWNAAAPGPVAEPLVTEFTDALTALGATVQTGVFGADMQVHLVNDGPVTVLLEL; this is encoded by the coding sequence ATGCGAGTTCTGGTGCAGCGGGTGAGGTCGGCGAGCGTGACGGTCGACGGCGAGGTCGTCGGTGAGATCCGGCCGGCCACACAGGGTCTGCTCGCCTTGGTCGGTGTCACCCACGAGGACGACGCCACCAAGGCCCGCAGGATGGCCGAAAAGCTTTGGCAATTGCGGATTCTCGATGACGAACGCTCAGCGTCGGACGTGTCCGCGCCGATTCTCGTGGTGAGCCAGTTCACTTTGTATGCCAATACCGACAAGGGTCGGCGCCCCTCCTGGAACGCCGCGGCGCCGGGGCCGGTCGCCGAACCCCTTGTGACCGAGTTCACCGACGCGCTCACAGCGCTGGGCGCGACTGTGCAAACAGGGGTTTTCGGTGCGGATATGCAGGTGCATCTTGTCAATGACGGACCGGTAACGGTGCTTTTGGAGCTGTGA
- the glnA gene encoding type I glutamate--ammonia ligase, whose product MAEKTSDDIFKLIKDENVEYVDIRFCDLPGVVQHFSIPATAFDESVFEDGLAFDGSSVRGFQSIHESDMMLLPDPDTARIDPFRAAKTLNLNFFVHDPFTREAYSRDPRNVARKAENYLASTGIADTCFFGAEAEFYIFDSVAFDSKMNGTFYEIDSESGWWNSGEPFEADGSANRGYKVRPKGGYFPVAPYDHYVDLRDEMSTNLINAGFILERGHHEVGTAGQAEINYKFNTLLHAADDVQLFKYIIKNTAWANGKTVTFMPKPLFGDNGSGMHAHQSLWKDGKPLFHDESGYAGLSDLARHYIGGILHHAPSLLAFTNPTVNSYKRLVPGYEAPINLVYSQRNRSACVRIPITGNNPKAKRLEFRCPDSSGNPYLAFAAMLMAGIDGIKKKIEPLAPVDKDLYELPPDEAANIPQAPTSLAAVIDRLEEDHEYLTEGGVFTEDLIETWISYKRENEILPIQIRPHPYEFALYYDV is encoded by the coding sequence GTGGCAGAAAAGACGTCCGACGACATCTTCAAGCTGATCAAGGACGAAAACGTCGAGTACGTCGACATTCGCTTCTGCGATCTGCCCGGCGTCGTCCAGCACTTCTCGATCCCGGCGACGGCGTTCGACGAGAGCGTGTTCGAAGACGGCCTCGCGTTCGACGGCTCCTCGGTGCGCGGCTTCCAGTCGATCCACGAATCCGACATGATGCTGCTGCCCGACCCCGACACCGCGCGCATCGACCCGTTCCGCGCCGCCAAGACGCTGAACCTCAACTTCTTCGTGCACGATCCGTTCACCCGTGAGGCCTACTCGCGCGACCCCCGCAACGTCGCCCGCAAAGCCGAGAACTACCTCGCCAGCACCGGGATCGCCGACACCTGTTTCTTCGGCGCCGAGGCCGAGTTCTACATCTTCGACTCGGTGGCCTTCGATTCCAAGATGAACGGCACCTTCTATGAGATCGACTCCGAGTCGGGCTGGTGGAACAGCGGTGAGCCCTTCGAGGCCGATGGCAGCGCCAACCGCGGCTACAAGGTCCGCCCCAAGGGTGGCTACTTCCCCGTCGCGCCGTACGACCACTACGTCGACCTGCGCGACGAGATGTCGACCAACCTGATCAACGCCGGATTCATCCTGGAGCGCGGCCACCACGAGGTGGGCACCGCCGGCCAGGCCGAGATCAACTACAAGTTCAACACCCTGCTGCACGCGGCCGACGACGTGCAGTTGTTCAAATACATCATCAAGAACACCGCCTGGGCCAACGGCAAGACCGTGACCTTCATGCCCAAGCCGCTCTTCGGTGACAACGGCTCGGGCATGCACGCCCACCAGTCGCTGTGGAAGGACGGCAAGCCGCTGTTCCACGACGAGTCCGGCTACGCGGGCCTGTCGGACCTGGCGCGCCACTACATCGGCGGCATCCTGCACCACGCCCCGTCGCTGCTGGCGTTCACCAACCCCACGGTGAACTCCTACAAGCGTCTGGTGCCCGGCTACGAGGCCCCGATCAACCTGGTCTACAGCCAGCGCAACCGCTCGGCCTGTGTGCGTATCCCGATCACCGGCAACAACCCCAAGGCCAAGCGCCTGGAGTTCCGCTGCCCGGACAGCTCAGGTAACCCGTACCTGGCGTTCGCGGCCATGCTGATGGCCGGTATCGACGGCATCAAGAAGAAGATCGAACCGCTGGCCCCGGTCGACAAGGACCTCTACGAGCTGCCGCCGGACGAGGCCGCCAACATCCCGCAGGCGCCGACCTCGCTGGCCGCGGTGATCGACCGCCTCGAAGAGGACCACGAGTACCTCACCGAGGGTGGCGTGTTCACCGAGGACCTCATCGAGACCTGGATCTCCTACAAGCGGGAGAACGAGATCCTGCCGATCCAGATCCGGCCTCACCCGTACGAGTTCGCGCTGTACTACGACGTCTAA
- a CDS encoding RDD family protein encodes MARTMGSWLSGPGPFDSGDGSDGESDGSTKYPGERLGLPESGPGSLARTGRRVGALFVDWLVAYGLAGLALASGLISLATLSTAVMVVWLVLGTVAVRLFSFTPGQLALGLVVAGTDGRDKVGIGRALVRVLLIALVIPPLVTDSDLRGLHDRVTLTAVLRR; translated from the coding sequence ATGGCCCGCACGATGGGGAGTTGGTTGTCAGGTCCCGGACCTTTCGATTCCGGTGATGGTTCCGACGGCGAGTCCGACGGATCCACGAAGTACCCCGGCGAACGCCTCGGCCTGCCCGAATCCGGCCCGGGCTCGCTGGCCAGGACCGGCAGGCGCGTCGGCGCGCTGTTCGTCGACTGGCTCGTGGCCTACGGGCTGGCGGGCCTGGCACTGGCATCCGGCCTCATCTCGCTGGCAACACTGTCGACGGCGGTCATGGTGGTGTGGCTCGTGCTGGGCACGGTGGCTGTCCGACTGTTCTCGTTCACCCCGGGCCAGCTGGCGCTGGGCCTGGTGGTGGCGGGCACCGACGGCCGGGACAAGGTCGGGATCGGGCGCGCCCTGGTCCGGGTGCTGTTGATCGCCCTCGTCATCCCGCCGCTCGTGACCGACAGTGATCTACGCGGTCTGCACGACCGCGTCACGCTCACCGCAGTGCTGCGTCGCTAG